The Papio anubis isolate 15944 chromosome 2, Panubis1.0, whole genome shotgun sequence region ttaaagcaatttaaaaaaaagaaaagaaaaaaaagattggcaAGTTCTTTAAAAGTGAAACATCTACATATCATCTGATCTGGCCAATCCACTCATCAGTATTtactcaggaaaaataaaaatatatgaccacaaaaatacttgcaaaagGATGTGtataacagctttatttctaacagtccaaaactggaaacaacacaaatgtccaccaataggcaaatggataaacaaactggtatagctataaaataaaatactatttggaataaaaagaatgaagtataaTTGTGTGGATgtggatgtatctcaaaataattataatgagaaaaaaaagtacaaccaaaaaaaagaaaagagtatctattttatgattttatggaaaattctagaaaatgctaACTAATACATAGTTACAGAAAGCAGATCAGAGGTTGCCTGGGGAGTGGGGGATGAGGAGGAACAAGAAGATCATAGGGATAGGCtagcaaagaaacaagaaaattttcAGGGGTTATGGACAAGTTTATTATCTTGATTAGGCTGATGGTTTCACAGATGTAAAACTATGTCAACATTTACCAAAGtccacattttaaatatgtgcaaaatttaacaaactgtacacttaaatatataaattatatctcagtaaagctgttttcaGAAGTTTGTATGTGAAGCATAACCCCAGTAGACGCATAATTATgatgaataattttcaaattattagagatattgaaagagagagagacagaaagagaaagagagagaaaattgacaaatctagcaaagcaaaggaaaagatacAAATGGGATGGGGAGAAAGCACAGCAAATGAGACATACAAAAtgatatttgtaaaatgtaattgACTATGTAAGTAATCAGACCTaactccatctcagcctctgcttcccgaaTGACCTTGCTGACACACCAGGTCTAATCTCTAGATTCTCTAATTTGACAGGTCTAGCATGGATTTggagaatatatataattttttacatgATTCTAATGTTCAACCATGTTCCAGCCCCAGAGTAGAGATTTTCATACAATTATTTCCTGTAcaatataatttaacttttataaattatcttCAAGTCTTTTCTGTGATATCATTTAACATGCTCGTTTTGACATTATCAAGTTAAGAGGTAAGTATAGTACTGtcttactttgtttttcagtAATATTTGAACAGATAGTCTTGAACCTAACTATGAGCCTCAGCTCAACCAGGGTTGGGTGAAGAATTAATAAAGTTCAAGGACAGTGTAATGATGTCTATTGTGAAAATTTCTTGATAATATTTATATGCAGAAACCTAATGGATAATGCTTTTCAGCCAAGTCAAAATGGTTTGATAAAAATATCATGCACCAAGTGTCATTGGATTAGCTTTACATCGAAAATAGACTAAAAGTCCCTTTAAGGATAAAGTCCACAGTAACTGATGTGTCTAGAGGGAGAAAAATATACTTGTAAGACAAACTAGTTGTCTTAAAAGTCTCAGATGGCATGATTgaagaatgaatatattttgttttaatttctatcatAACGAaaaaacttttaatgttttttctgcTATGGAGCAAATagatgtatttattcattaaaaataatttcacggTATTAAAAGTGATTCATATAAACATTGCCAATATTTTGCTCTACAGAAATATGGAGGGGAGGGTCATGCCATCCCATGGCCACTTGCTTATCATGTAgctcatattttataaataaataccccATGTCCTCTATGGTGCATATTTTGCTGCTTATATGGTCAATAGAcattaattattcaataaatatatcaCAATAGAATGTACaccataaaaatacacaattccAATGTGGCACATCTGCAAAACTGTTAGGCATCAAGTATCAACGCCTCTGTAGAGATATAATGAGTTCAGAAGAAGCTAATGTTCTCACAGGTGCATTCACTCTCTTACGAACACGACCAAAAATAtaaatccatttttattaaatagtatAATTCTTATTATAATCTCACATCATATTTAATCTGGTTGATTAAAAGAGAAAGTGGCAACTGTAGAAACAGGAATCTTAcagatattaaaatagaaatttagggAAAGGCACATTTAAACAATGTTGGAGGGAATTTGACATATATATTCAACACAATTTGACATATATATCAATAGTAAAATGCACAAACCCTTTGACCTGACAATTCCACTCAAGAAAGTTATCCTAGAGatatattcaaacaaaaacaaagagatatATGCACAAGAAACATTCTATGTGGTATTGTTTATACCACAAACAAAActtaaaaggaataaacaaaacttaaaagaatCTAAATGTCTATCATTAGGGTTGTGTTTAATTAAATAATGATATAACTATACAATGGAATTTtatatagccattaaaaagaatgaggtagctCTACTTGTCATGATATAAAATGATCTCTAAGACTTGTATTATTAGGTTTTCATATGCATAGAACCGTAATGCAGTGTATTGCTCCCACTGATGCCTTGACAaagatatgtgtatgtatatgtaaatagaCATATAAATAGACACATATACCATAGGCATATAGACATGTCatatgtacattaaaatattctgaaagcaTACACAAGAAACTGTTCACGATTGCTCCTTCTTCAGTTATTTCTTGAGGAAATTTGGTTTCATCATTTACTGCCCTGCACAATTTGAATATTTGGTCATGAgcatgtattttctttgtaataacATCAGTTCTTCAGAGAACTAGCTCGTAGCACCCAAGAATAAAAAATTCCAATTATACAAGGATATGAATGAGAATCCATTAAACTGTCTTCTAAGAACCTTGGAAAACCTAATTTCAATATAAGTCTTcattccagaactgtgagaaaatcagACAGTCATTATAATGTATCtcgtttgttgttgtttcttggTACTAGAGTCCAACAACTTATAAAGTATGGAGGTCTGTGCCAACTTCACTTTGTAATGCCTGAGATGCTTTCACCTTGTTTGTAGTATCATAGAGAggattgtttttctctgtgtagCTGGCATAGGGCTGCATTTCATCCTAAGAAAGAACTCAAAGTCAAAATCAATTCAAAAAATCATTATAGAAACTATCTGTATTTTTGTAACAGTTTCCCATAGCTTTAGTATTTCTAACAGGTGCTCAAGAGTGCTTATAATTGTGTTTCTGGGCCTATATAAACATAAGAGCAGGCTTTGTTCTATCATTTTatcaaaaagtatttgttaacTACGTAAGTCTCTGTGTGGAGATAATGGCTCTGTGAAAGTAGGAATGCAGATGAATGAAGTGATATGAGAAGTACTCCAAAGGAGAGCTTTGGAGACTTAGTAAGCTACTTACAATAAGAGATTAAGGAGCAGGATATGTTTTAAGTTTGTGTAAGAGAAACATAATGATAGTATTGAAAAGGAAAAGTCAGGAATTAGAGATGCTTTCAAATTGGTGACAAGAAACACCAATTCATTTTCTCTAAAGATTACAGTCCAAAGGAGACAAGCATCATATGTATTAGGATATAGTTCATGAAGTGAAAATGTGGATCTAGAGTGATGTATAAATAGTATTTGATAGATAATTAACAAAGTAATCACACATATAAGCATTGTAAATCagaattgttttagtttttcaacTGAAACACTAATACTGATACAAACTACAGATTATGTTGCTAGATTTTCAGACTATTGGCTTAAGTTTGCAATTACTCTTTTTTATCTTACCTCCTCGACAACTGAAGTAGATTCTGttttattcaaattatattttctacaaaaataaaataaattgaagtgaATGGAGGAAACGTCATTGTTTAGattgaaaatgggaaaataagaCAGTATACTATTGACAATTGTGGTTAATTTTGATAGAAGCCAtaataaatcagaaagaaaccACTAGAAATAAGTGAAGAATACTGCTCATGGTTAATATCCCCAAATAAGAATATTCTGgattttgaaaaactgaaattatgCAATAGAAGCTTGATGCAATTGAATGCATGTAACAACTCCTCTTTGTTGCATAAAGGAATTGTAATTATTTACccaaatgtaaaaattaacatgCATTTTCTCTCCCAAGATCCTGCCCTAAATGGCCTAATTTTCCATGCTTCTGTGCCAAATCAACCTAGCAAAGTCTCTCTCATCATTCAAAGTAGTCCAAGTCTAACACCTTCAAGATTTGATTATGGGACATTTGATGTTAACATCCTAATATAACCAATACAATCAATTCCATATTTCTGACTCTTTTCTAGCCTAATaaagctgaagaaaaagaaaacattcatcaGTCAATACCTGCAGCCACTGATTTTCAATAACCAAATGAATCCCACGAtggtcaaaataataatagtaaggaTGACATATGGCATATataattttgctgattttttggCACCTGGAACTATAGACAGAAAAATATATGGCTCAAATGGGGTACAATCCGAATAATGTACTATCTGATTATtcagtgttaaaaagaaatgagctatcaaaccataaaaagacatggaggaatttcaaatgtatattactaagtgaaacaTGCCAATCTGGAAAggttacatattatatgattccaattGTAAGACAttatggaaaagacaaaactagggAATAGTCAATAAATTATTGATTATCTGGTggtgagaaaggagggaggaataGGAAGAGCAAGGAGGATCGTGTAGGACAATAAAGCTGTTCTGTATAATACTATACTGGTCGATACATGTCATTACACGTTTGTGCAAACCCatggaatgtacaacaccaagaatgaactCTAATGTCAAGTATGGACTTTACTGGGTGGTAATGTTGTATCAGTGGAGGTTCAACAATTCGAATAAATGTAACAGTCTGGCACAGGTGTAGGTGGGAGAGGTTGGGCATGGGCAAAAGCAGGGGATTTATGGGAAATTTCTGTacttccactcaattttgctgtgaacctaaaactgctctaaaacttaatctctactaagaataaagttatctatatttatatccatatctatctatctatatagatgGTTTCATGATGTCTCACAGTACCTGAAATTCATATCTGTAGTTTCATTTTCAACACTTCTGACCCATTAATAGTTtgagaattattaaaataaaactgctttttcAATACAGACTCCAGAGTTTTCAGCAAGACATCACCTTATATCAGGATTGTGTTGCTTTAAAGATTGATTAGTGGTGAATTCCTACCACTCTGTAATAGTAGAGTGTTTCTCTCCTCCAACTAAATGGGCAGTTGTAAGGAAGATACTTGGAAAAGTAACTCTAATTCTGAAGTCATCTTTCTCCCAGGGCATTGAAACTAAAATGAATACATAGCAGGAACTTTATTTATTAGCTGCTGACAGCAATACAAAACTCTATCTGACAAGTGTGCAAGTCAACAAAGGAACTGTCAGCCTGAGAGGCAATGATTTGCAAACTATGCTCGTGGTGTTGCATGAATATAGCTCAGGGGCAGCAGAAGGAGATGAAGTGGAGACTGAGCAGGCTGGCATCTGGTCCTTCCACTTCCCTTCCACAGTTGATGTTTTTAAATACTGAATTTCTCCATATGTTATATGAAAGTGAAATGTTTGGTTTCACTGTTTagaacaacattttttaaaacccttgCTTTCACACTACTAAGCTCTCTCTCATTGAATGTGTACTAGCAGAGGCTAAAGATCCACCATGCAAGAAAGACATCAAGGAGATCCCTGCACTACATAGGAATTTGAATGAGAAGTTCCCTTCAATTCTGAGACACTATAAATCTGACATCATATTGTAATATGAAACAGTGATATTTCATACATAACCGAGGCACAACTGCTGTTTTCAGTAAATACTGCTAAACTCAAAAATCCCCACACAtatgacttaaatgttagatataAAAAAACGGTGGTTTCAACACATGagattttctcttctccctcattaAAACTTGCTAAAATGTTagtaaaaagaatgttttaagtGTAGATctgcaaagacaaagagaagagggATGAAGACAAGAACAGATGAAAGATTTCAAACTGTTTTTAAGTGAGAAATGAATAGAAAACTGGCTAATGATTTACAACATAGAATAAATACAAACCTTAGTACACACAAAACTCCAGGAAAACTCTAGAGTAGGAAGCatcaaatatagaaaaacaagTATGTGGAGGGGTGAAGTGTGGGGCTAAAAGTTGAGATCTTCTTTGAAAGCTTGTCTTGAGAACAGGTAGGTTCTGTTGTCTCCCGCCCCATCTTATGTAGCACACATTTCCCAGCCGGCAGAAAAAGGGGAGATTAGCAGATTGGCCTAGAGAAGATGACCTGGAGAGACTCCAAAGTCAAGCATCCAGACATCAGGGAGGGTGAGAATGAAATACCAGACTGAAGAGAGATATAAAGGAAAGTCTGATTCTCAACAGtggcacactcacatgcacactcacacatatacacacactgctccctcccttcccaaACACTGGTAGTCAGGCTTCTCTCTCCAAGGCCAGAAACTCTGAGTTAATTTCTGCAGAGCCTGAACAGCCCCAGAGAAAAGGCCTTCAGATACATAACAAATCTCTAGTTATTAAAAATCACTTAGCTCCTTTTCACTGGGCTGAAGCTAACTTGTTGACAAATCCAACCATTAACTAGTAGAGCTTCCAGGTAGCTCATCAGTACTCACTTCAAAATGAATCCATACCCAAGGATTACCAAAGAGTTAAGAAAAGTCTCACGTATGAAagaaagagttaaaaacaaacaaatgtatagAAGACGGAAGAAACTCAGATTAAATAGACATAGGCTAAGTAGAGGATTGAGGCGATGAGAGTGTCCAGGACAATAGCTGTACAGCAGATCTAGAGGCCAATCAGGAGAGATCAGACCAAGCACATATAAAAAACTCAAGAAGGAAtgactttgagaaaaaaatagaactaacagATTACCTAATAAATCTGACCATGTGGAAAATATATTACTAAGGAGTTCTCTAGTTTTGTCAGTAGGCTTAGTGATAGTTCACAATAGGTACATACGTtcttaaggaaacaaaaaaggtaaaGCACTTATGAAGtccaagaaaaaaagtcatttgaaaGTGAAAGCATGAGTGTATTTCTTGATATTTACGCACTTAACAGTacttaaatattcaaattaatgGGAACATAGGCTATTTAATGAAAAACTGTATTACCTCAATTGAAGtttgaaggaaaggaagaaggtaaTGTGAAATCCTCATCTACCACAAGAAGTTGAGATTACATAATGTCTAAATTTGATACAGTAGGAAATAGTAGTATGAGCATGTTGTATAAAAATGGCACTAATTACTAGAAGAAACACTGTAAAATTCGAAAGTACTTACCTCAGGGGAGTTTAATGGAGATGGCCAATTGGGTTGGAAAGACAGGGGTAGGGCTAATGTTTTTCATGAAGCCTTACAGAacaattgcattttaaatatgtttgttgatatttaatagtttttaaataacaagaaatGAGAGTAGGATGAGAGCAGAGAGTAAATAAACTAAACAGTGATTAAATGAACCATATATGTTGTTATAAGACATTTAAGAAATTCAGTGATGAAAAgtccagaaaacaaaattacaccAAACTAAAAATTCATAAAAGCAACTTATGAGTGAATGTATCCTTCTAATGAAACCATAATTACATGCTTCAAagtatattttatctttcaataagccataagtattatttttaaaagtatactacTCATGCCAATTAACTACTAGCATAGAAGTGAACATTACTAACAGAATTAAGCTGCATTCTGAAAAAGGACTTTTTACAACAAATGTCTGTACTATTCTCCTAAacacatctctttattttgatcagggaagagataaaaatgaacagTGGAGAGAGCATcctcaaataaaatgtatttgcacacttttttttcttaactcctttaaaagaatggaaaaaaatcaaaaataaaactaaaagaattaCTGACCAGGAAGTAGCTCTACGTACAGACTCTTGTTGCCAGTCAAATGGGAGACATGGCAGGTCACGGTAGACACATTGTGGCCCTCCCAGTGGCATGTACTCTTAACAGTCACTGTGCCATTGCCCCAATACTCTTGCTCAGTAGGGGCACAATCCCCCGCTGGGATCCAGGAGATCTGCGCAGCTGGCTTCCCTGCAACTGCCTTGCATACTGCAGTTCTATTCCTGCTTTGAAACAGGGTCACTTCAGGTGTAACTGCagagaggaaagggggaaaaatgcTTCAGTTTTCACATAAAGTGTATGGaattcaaagagatatttgtttCAGTCACAAATCAGGTGATGTGAAATACCACAATACATGATGCTCCTTACCTAGCACTTGGAGGTGATATCCACGATGGAAATTCCCATCAGGAGTTGCCATTATGCATCTGTAATACCCGTCATGAGTGATGGCCACTGGGTAAATCTGAAGGTCTGAATTCTGATCAGGTGTGGAGACCCAGGTTATTCTCTCATCAGTACAGTTGGTTTCCTtggtctcatttttttctttcctgtaggATTTTGTGCAGGAAGGCTGGCCTCTTAGGATTATTTCCCATGTTATTACGATCAAATTTCTGAACGCAATAGGAGGGCAACAAAGCACAGCATTTCTAGCCATCTGTACAGGCCATGAAATGTTAACTGGACGCATACATGAAAAGAGAATGATAAAAGAAAAGCTTGATAAAGAACTTCATGTGTTACATTTATCCACAACATATGAAGTTACATTAGAACATAACTTTGCTGGTGATCTTATTCCAAAAATACTAGATCttcataaacaattaaaattctcaagataaaaataatatatggaaCCCAATCTAGAGATTAACCAATTTTCTCCTGTATTATGTATCattagaaatattatatataataaagtatttttgatATTAATTCAGAAGTTTTAATATCTAGAAACAAAGGGAACTGTAATTAGTGATGTGGCTGTCTCCTCCTCAGCTTTGGTGAGAACAAAAAAGTCTACTCCAAGGTTTTTGTTTCAGACAAACATAAATGtagtatgtattaatatatagtGCTTTCTTTTAAAGTAACTAATATGGCATTTGGGTTGAACTAGCTAGAAATtgttttaagttcattttttttttttgagacggagtcttgctctgtcgcccaggctggagtgcagtggcctgatctcagctcactgcaagctccgcctcccaggtttacgccattctcctgcctcagcctcccgagtagctgggactacaggcgcctgccacctcgcccggctagttttttgtattttttagtagagacggggtttcaccgggttagccaggatggtctcgatctcctgacctcgtgatccgcccgtctcggcctcccaaagtgctgggattacaggcttgagccaccgcgcccggcccatttttttttttttaaagaatcacaaAGTCAGTGAAATCtacagatcttttaaaaaaaaaaaaaaaaaaaaactattattccACCAGTTGAGTCAtcccataaaaatgaaaaatgataatgcCTAGTGATAAGAGAtgcttagaaatatttatttcttgtgAAAATGTAGTgtgatatataattttaaaaaaacaagatttatttttctttagacattttttataaaaaatattttattgcaaattTATGACATTATCAAATGTAGCCTTTGGATGAGTTTTCATTCCTTCCTATTTAGTCACACATATACTTTCAGATAGTTCAGATGTGAACTTAGCTCacagattttatttctgtatattcaATCCAGTTATCAACAATAAAGGCGTAAGTTGATCCCTGTTGTCCatcatttaaaggaaaaattaagccCTGCATCCTACAAGCATCTTCCAACATAGAACCTCATGCATCCCAAAAAATTCACACAATGTGTCAGTGACTTTGTAAGGGTTTGCTGAGAGGTGATTAGTCCACCAAAGTATTTGTCACTACTCACTTGTAACAAAGGTGAGTGTCAGTGATTTCATCACTATAGCATAAGCAGAATCAGCTATAGAGGGGCAAACC contains the following coding sequences:
- the LOC101000782 gene encoding cell surface glycoprotein CD200 receptor 1 isoform X1, which codes for MLCPWRTANLGLLLILAVFLVAEAEGAAQSNNSLMLQTSKENHTLASNSLCMDEKQITQNHSKVLAEVNISWPVQMARNAVLCCPPIAFRNLIVITWEIILRGQPSCTKSYRKEKNETKETNCTDERITWVSTPDQNSDLQIYPVAITHDGYYRCIMATPDGNFHRGYHLQVLVTPEVTLFQSRNRTAVCKAVAGKPAAQISWIPAGDCAPTEQEYWGNGTVTVKSTCHWEGHNVSTVTCHVSHLTGNKSLYVELLPVPGAKKSAKLYMPYVILTIIILTIVGFIWLLKISGCRKYNLNKTESTSVVEEDEMQPYASYTEKNNPLYDTTNKVKASQALQSEVGTDLHTL
- the LOC101000782 gene encoding cell surface glycoprotein CD200 receptor 1 isoform X3: MLQTSKENHTLASNSLCMDEKQITQNHSKVLAEVNISWPVQMARNAVLCCPPIAFRNLIVITWEIILRGQPSCTKSYRKEKNETKETNCTDERITWVSTPDQNSDLQIYPVAITHDGYYRCIMATPDGNFHRGYHLQVLVTPEVTLFQSRNRTAVCKAVAGKPAAQISWIPAGDCAPTEQEYWGNGTVTVKSTCHWEGHNVSTVTCHVSHLTGNKSLYVELLPVPGAKKSAKLYMPYVILTIIILTIVGFIWLLKISGCRKYNLNKTESTSVVEEDEMQPYASYTEKNNPLYDTTNKVKASQALQSEVGTDLHTL
- the LOC101000782 gene encoding cell surface glycoprotein CD200 receptor 1 isoform X2, which codes for MLCPWRTANLGLLLILAVFLVAASNSLCMDEKQITQNHSKVLAEVNISWPVQMARNAVLCCPPIAFRNLIVITWEIILRGQPSCTKSYRKEKNETKETNCTDERITWVSTPDQNSDLQIYPVAITHDGYYRCIMATPDGNFHRGYHLQVLVTPEVTLFQSRNRTAVCKAVAGKPAAQISWIPAGDCAPTEQEYWGNGTVTVKSTCHWEGHNVSTVTCHVSHLTGNKSLYVELLPVPGAKKSAKLYMPYVILTIIILTIVGFIWLLKISGCRKYNLNKTESTSVVEEDEMQPYASYTEKNNPLYDTTNKVKASQALQSEVGTDLHTL
- the LOC101000782 gene encoding cell surface glycoprotein CD200 receptor 1 isoform X6 translates to MLCPWRTANLGLLLILAVFLVAEAEGAAQSNNSLMLQTSKENHTLASNSLCMDEKQITQNHSKVLAEVNISWPVQMARNAVLCCPPIAFRNLIVITWEIILRGQPSCTKSYRKEKNETKETNCTDERITWVSTPDQNSDLQIYPVAITHDGYYRCIMATPDGNFHRGYHLQVLVTPEVTLFQSRNRTAVCKAVAGKPAAQISWIPAGDCAPTEQEYWGNGTVTVKSTCHWEGHNVSTVTCHVSHLTGNKSLYVELLPG
- the LOC101000782 gene encoding cell surface glycoprotein CD200 receptor 1 isoform X4, which produces MLCPWRTANLGLLLILAVFLVAEAEGAAQSNNSLMLQTSKENHTLASNSLCMDEKQITQNHSKVLAEVNISWPVQMARNAVLCCPPIAFRNLIVITWEIILRGQPSCTKSYRKEKNETKETNCTDERITWVSTPDQNSDLQIYPVAITHDGYYRCIMATPDGNFHRGYHLQVLVTPEVTLFQSRNRTAVCKAVAGKPAAQISWIPAGDCAPTEQEYWGNGTVTVKSTCHWEGHNVSTVTCHVSHLTGNKSLYVELLPENII
- the LOC101000782 gene encoding cell surface glycoprotein CD200 receptor 1 isoform X5, whose translation is MLCPWRTANLGLLLILAVFLVAEAEGAAQSNNSLMLQTSKENHTLASNSLCMDEKQITQNHSKVLAEVNISWPVQMARNAVLCCPPIAFRNLIVITWEIILRGQPSCTKSYRKEKNETKETNCTDERITWVSTPDQNSDLQIYPVAITHDGYYRCIMATPDGNFHRGYHLQVLVTPEVTLFQSRNRTAVCKAVAGKPAAQISWIPAGDCAPTEQEYWGNGTVTVKSTCHWEGHNVSTVTCHVSHLTGNKSLYVELLPDIM